A window from Hemibagrus wyckioides isolate EC202008001 linkage group LG17, SWU_Hwy_1.0, whole genome shotgun sequence encodes these proteins:
- the arhgef12a gene encoding rho guanine nucleotide exchange factor 12 isoform X3, translated as MSDTQPTLSDRFSKKAIRTNSILSRDHPPDKKPKSDKSSALPAQDFDSTGLVQRCVIIQKDENGFGLTVSGDNPVFVQLVKEDGAAMRAGVQTGDRIIKVNGTLVTQSNHVEVVKLIKSGSYVALTVLGRPPGLPQIPLSEVDLNLESLDDNGTSTVSFPRSPPQIRSKREYKEENSIMHSLKVDLEKKLAKDRQDFQEEYGKNPTLRLLRDIQEAQKTMHRVTQDGLPFGDGEGGRVADVDEVSTDSVWGPVGVSQALPRRHSASPKTVGQKDWKSPKSSQRNSFNSCSSPEIADTSDLDSHLHPGVKSAPSRLASQIIGAEDDYFDSEHEQEQVNVQCNCFQSLELLKSRPAHLAAFLHHVVSQFDPASVLCYLYTELYKQTNSKETRRIFMDIYTFFIDKGANLKVTVPESISSELERRRPELIPEELHRQYVHTMQDTLLPEVNKLLEDFRQKHSMGLTLAEVELAHLDTEQVKDATALERERSCAENILTKIDDILLSTLAAEEEKCTTIQYVIYFYMKHLGVRVKEQRNLESKRVRINFLPKIKSGYLQKSSKLEKEGEEKMKKPRFNILGPQRRPSRIETTPAVGRNVDGSKPRPQKQLSQPAMGKCEVVDGGRLRGSLSSEGSDLIHSPTVISNISPYSPISEPAFRDTDCSMNPSSTLQRLSDGMQVGEGPDMTYPPCDYSPYNVEHLDEDREGDRLMIKGFCYDVRFWSASQDENHTGFVDVGTPKLSRRLEETLSEDDGVYSDMDLPNWQQLVKMEVLAELTPQEIKRQEVINELFYTERAHVRMLKVLDNVFYQKLTRDNILPPADIKNIFSNLEEIIQLHVMISEQMAAIRKRNETSVVDQIGDDLLSWFSREEEERMKNAVGTFCSNQPFALELIKSRQKKDQRFQNFMHEAESNRMCRRLQLKDIIPAEMQRLTKYPLLLENIAKYTGDPEEKDKVRKAADCCRKILNHVNQAVKESENKQHLEDYQRRLDLSSLKQSENPLVSDFKNLDLTKRKLIHEGPLTWKLNKDKTVELYTLLLEDILVLLQKQDERLVLKCHSKNRAGSADTQHIFSPVIMLNTVLVRSVATDNRSFFVLSMSDNGAQIYELMAQTVSEQRIWQRHIIQRAEAMKSRPHGVIPLPQSSVERNGVGVGKLAKAPERECVSNAQASGKACDAVSDHTSRNEEQEQTQAHGQDESCYPEAELLDGCDTDAPSSSSRADEALKTLAALKQVLVTQLMAQNDDERMGRRLLRTTSLRTSCRTQDASSGDTGFYDGTEDYGYLVLEGSGGSESSTDDGVQYRRKELGLSRGCAADSGISLRFSSSSAESLCGISRQVLTYLRALQTNLNHLKEVESRYYLLKQKQESADAGGNKEGRITAGPRGIVNTCL; from the exons GGCTGGTTCAGAGATGTGTGATCATTCAGAAAGATGAgaatggttttggcctgacagTGAGTGGAGACAACCCTGTGTTTGTGCAGCTCGTCAAAGAGG aTGGAGCTGCAATGCGTGCAGGGGTTCAGACCGGAGACAGGATCATTAAG gttAATGGCACCTTGGTGACACAATCGAACCATGTCGAAGTGGTGAAGTTAATCAAAT CGGGCTCCTACGTGGCCCTCACTGTGTTGGGACGACCGCCCGGGCTACCCCAGATCCCTCTTTCAGAGGTTGATCTGAATCTAGAGTCGCTAGATGATAATGGAACATCCACAGTCTCATTCCCACGTTCTCCGCCACAGATCCGGAGCAAGCGGGAATACAAG GAAGAGAACAGCATCATGCACAGCCTAAAAGTGGACTTAGAGAAGAAGCTGGCTAAAGACAGACAGGATTTCCAG GAAGAGTATGGCAAGAATCCCACCCTCCGGCTACTGAGGGACATCCAGGAAGCCCAAAAAACCATGCACAGAGTTACACAG GATGGCCTTCCTTTTGGAGACGGTGAGGGTGGTCGTGTTGCGGATGTGGACGAGGTCAGTACAGATAGTGTATGGGGTCCTGTAGGTGTATCACAGGCCCTGCCTCGCCGCCACTCAGCTTCGCCTAAGACTGTTGGCCAGAAAGACTGGAAGAGTCCAAAGAGCTCACAGCGAAACAGCTTCAATTCATGCTCTTCACCTGAAATTGCAGACACCTCTGACCTG GACTCGCACCTCCATCCCGGTGTGAAAAGTGCTCCATCTCGTCTTGCCTCGCAGATCATTGGAGCTGAGGATGACTACTTTGACTCAGAACATGAGCAAGAGCAG gtgaATGTGCAATGTAACTGCTTCCAGAGTTTGGAGCTGCTTAAGAGTCGACCTGCTCACCTTGCGGCTTTCCTGCACCATGTGGTGTCACAGTTTGACCCTGCTTCTGTG CTTTGCTACCTTTACACTGAGCTCTACAAGCAGACCAACTCGAAAGAAACCAGGCGCATCTTTATGGACATCTACACCTTCTTCATTGATAAGGGGGCT aacTTAAAAGTAACTGTGCCTGAATCTATCTCTTCTGAACTCG AACGAAGGAGGCCAGAGCTGATTCCTGAGGAGCTGCACAGGCAATATGTTCACACGATGCAGGACACTCTTCTCCCTGAAGTGAACAAACTTCTAGAGGACTTTAG ACAGAAGCACAGTATGGGACTGACCTTAGCTGAAGTAGAGCTAGCTCATCTGGACACAGAGCAGGTAAAAGACGCCACTgctctggagagagagagatcctgtgCTGAGAACATCCTCACCAAAATAGACGACATTCT GTTGTCCACGCTAGCCGCAGAAGAGGAAAAGTG TACCACTATACAGTACGTGATCTACTTCTACATGAAGCACCTGGGTGTGAGAGTCAAAGAGCAGCGTAACCTAGAGTCCAAACGTGTCCGCATTAATTTCCTGCCAAAGATCAAG TCTGGATATTTGCAGAAGAGCAGTAAGctggagaaagaaggagaagaaaagatgaaaaaacCTCGTTTCAATATCCTGGGGCCTCAGCGTCGGCCAAGCCGCATCGAGACAACACCCG CAGTAGGTCGCAACGTGGATGGAAGCAAGCCAAGGCCTCAGAAGCAGCTCTCACAGCCAGCGATGGGAAAGTGTGAGGTGGTAGACGGTGGGCGTTTACGGGGAAGCCTGTCGAGCGAGGGCTCTGACCTCATACATAGCCCGACGGTCATCAGCAACATTTCTCCTTACAGCCCTATTTCAGAGCCAGCCTTCAGAGACACAGACTGCA gCATGAACCCATCTTCCACGCTCCAGCGGCTGAGTGACGGTATGCAGGTTGGAGAAGGGCCGGATATGACATACCCACCATGCGATTACAGTCCCTACAATGTGGAGCATCTTGATGAggacagagaaggagacag ACTCATGATCAAAGGATTCTGTTATGATGTGCGATTTTGGTCAGCAAGTCAGGATGAAAATCATACAGG aTTTGTGGATGTGGGCACGCCGAAGTTGAGCAGAAG GCTAGAGGAGACTCTGAGCGAGGACGACGGTGTTTACTCCGACATGGATCTTCCAAACTGGCAGCAGCTTGTGAAGATGGAGGTTCTAGCTGAACTAACACCCCAGGAGATCAAGAGACAGGAAGTTATTAATG AGCTGTTCTACACAGAGCGTGCCCATGTGCGCATGCTGAAAGTCCTGGACAATGTCTTCTACCAGAAGTTGACCCGTGACAACATACTACCACCCGCTGACATCAAGAACATCTTCAGCAACCTGGAGGAGATCATCCAGCTCCATG TGATGATTTCGGAGCAGATGGCAGCCATACGCAAGAGGAACGAAACATCAGTGGTCGACCAAATCGGAGATGATTTGCTGTCTTGG TTCAGCAGAGAAGAGGAGGAAAGGATGAAGAATGCAGTCGGCACCTTCTGCAGCAACCAGCCCTTCGCTCTGGAGCTCATCAAAAGCCGACAAAAGAAGGACCAGCGCTTCCAGAACTTCATGCAT GAGGCAGAGAGTAATCGGATGTGCCGGAGGCTACAGCTGAAGGATATCATTCCGGCCGAGATGCAAAGACTCACCAAATACCCACTGCTGCTGGAGAACATTGCCAAGTACACAG GTGATCCAGAGGAGAAAGACAAGGTGAGGAAAGCAGCTGATTGTTGCCGAAAGATCCTGAACCACGTTAACCAAGCAGTGAAGGAGTCAGAAAATAAACAG CATCTGGAGGACTACCAGAGACGGCTGGACCTGTCGTCTCTGAAGCAGAGTGAGAATCCGCTCGTTTCAGACTTTAAG AATCTAGATCTTACCAAGAGGAAGTTAATCCACGAAGGTCCCCTGACCTGGAAactaaataaagacaaaactgTTG agttatacacactgctCCTTGAGGACATCCTGGTGCTGTTGCAGAAACAAGACGAGAGACTCGTTCTGAAATGCCACAGTAAGAACCGAGCAGGCTCAGCCGACACGCAGCACATCTTCAGCCCTGTCATCATGCTCAACACTGTACTGGTGCGCTCAGTGGCCACAG ACAACAGGTCCTTCTTTGTGCTCTCCATGTCGGATAACGGAGCTCAGATCTATGAACTGATGGCCCAGACAGTGTCTGAACAGAGAAT ATGGCAGAGGCATATCATTCAGCGAGCAGAGGCAATGAAGTCCAGGCCACACGGCGTCATTCCTCTGCCTCAGTCTTC AGTGGAGAGAAATGGAGTTGGAGTTGGTAAACTTGCCAAAGCTCCAGAACGTGAGTGTGTAAGCAATGCTCAGGCCTCAG GTAAAGCCTGCGATGCAGTATCTGATCATACCTCCAGGAATGAGGAACAGGAGCAAACACAAGCACATGGCCAAGATGAAAGCTGTTATCCCGAAGCAGAGCTGCTGGATGGCTGTGACACAGATGCTCCATCCTCTTCCTCCAGAGCCGATGAAGCTCTGAAAACCT tggcaGCTTTAAAGCAGGTACTGGTAACTCAGCTGATGGCCCAGAACGACGACGAGCGAATGGGCCGGCGTCTCCTCAGGACAACATCTTTGCGCACATCGTGTAGGACTCAGGACGCTTCCTCAGGAGACACGGGTTTTTATGACGGCACTGAGGACTATG GTTACCTGGTGCTGGAGGGCTCTGGTGGCTCTGAGAGCAGCACTGATGATGGTGTCCAGTACAGGAGGAAAGAGTTGGGTCTTTCCCGTGGCTGCGCTGCTGACTCGGGTATCAGCCTCAGGTTTTCATCGTCCTCAGCAGAGAGCTTATGTGGCATCAGCAGGCAGGTTCTCACATACCTTCGCGCTCTGCAGACCAACCTCAATCACCTCAAG GAGGTAGAGAGCAGATATTATCTGTTAAAGCAAAAACAAGAATCAGCAGACGCTGGGGGAAACAAAG AAGGAAGAATAACTGCAGGACCCAGAGGGATTGTAAATACGTGTTTATGA
- the arhgef12a gene encoding rho guanine nucleotide exchange factor 12 isoform X1: MSDTQPTLSDRFSKKAIRTNSILSRDHPPDKKPKSDKSSALPAQDFDSTGLVQRCVIIQKDENGFGLTVSGDNPVFVQLVKEDGAAMRAGVQTGDRIIKVNGTLVTQSNHVEVVKLIKSGSYVALTVLGRPPGLPQIPLSEVDLNLESLDDNGTSTVSFPRSPPQIRSKREYKEENSIMHSLKVDLEKKLAKDRQDFQEEYGKNPTLRLLRDIQEAQKTMHRVTQDGLPFGDGEGGRVADVDEVSTDSVWGPVGVSQALPRRHSASPKTVGQKDWKSPKSSQRNSFNSCSSPEIADTSDLDSHLHPGVKSAPSRLASQIIGAEDDYFDSEHEQEQVNVQCNCFQSLELLKSRPAHLAAFLHHVVSQFDPASVLCYLYTELYKQTNSKETRRIFMDIYTFFIDKGANLKVTVPESISSELERRRPELIPEELHRQYVHTMQDTLLPEVNKLLEDFRQKHSMGLTLAEVELAHLDTEQVKDATALERERSCAENILTKIDDILLSTLAAEEEKCTTIQYVIYFYMKHLGVRVKEQRNLESKRVRINFLPKIKSGYLQKSSKLEKEGEEKMKKPRFNILGPQRRPSRIETTPAVGRNVDGSKPRPQKQLSQPAMGKCEVVDGGRLRGSLSSEGSDLIHSPTVISNISPYSPISEPAFRDTDCSMNPSSTLQRLSDGMQVGEGPDMTYPPCDYSPYNVEHLDEDREGDRLMIKGFCYDVRFWSASQDENHTGFVDVGTPKLSRRLEETLSEDDGVYSDMDLPNWQQLVKMEVLAELTPQEIKRQEVINELFYTERAHVRMLKVLDNVFYQKLTRDNILPPADIKNIFSNLEEIIQLHVMISEQMAAIRKRNETSVVDQIGDDLLSWFSREEEERMKNAVGTFCSNQPFALELIKSRQKKDQRFQNFMHEAESNRMCRRLQLKDIIPAEMQRLTKYPLLLENIAKYTGDPEEKDKVRKAADCCRKILNHVNQAVKESENKQHLEDYQRRLDLSSLKQSENPLVSDFKNLDLTKRKLIHEGPLTWKLNKDKTVELYTLLLEDILVLLQKQDERLVLKCHSKNRAGSADTQHIFSPVIMLNTVLVRSVATDNRSFFVLSMSDNGAQIYELMAQTVSEQRIWQRHIIQRAEAMKSRPHGVIPLPQSSVERNGVGVGKLAKAPERECVSNAQASGKACDAVSDHTSRNEEQEQTQAHGQDESCYPEAELLDGCDTDAPSSSSRADEALKTLAALKQVLVTQLMAQNDDERMGRRLLRTTSLRTSCRTQDASSGDTGFYDGTEDYAGYLVLEGSGGSESSTDDGVQYRRKELGLSRGCAADSGISLRFSSSSAESLCGISRQVLTYLRALQTNLNHLKEVESRYYLLKQKQESADAGGNKEGRITAGPRGIVNTCL, from the exons GGCTGGTTCAGAGATGTGTGATCATTCAGAAAGATGAgaatggttttggcctgacagTGAGTGGAGACAACCCTGTGTTTGTGCAGCTCGTCAAAGAGG aTGGAGCTGCAATGCGTGCAGGGGTTCAGACCGGAGACAGGATCATTAAG gttAATGGCACCTTGGTGACACAATCGAACCATGTCGAAGTGGTGAAGTTAATCAAAT CGGGCTCCTACGTGGCCCTCACTGTGTTGGGACGACCGCCCGGGCTACCCCAGATCCCTCTTTCAGAGGTTGATCTGAATCTAGAGTCGCTAGATGATAATGGAACATCCACAGTCTCATTCCCACGTTCTCCGCCACAGATCCGGAGCAAGCGGGAATACAAG GAAGAGAACAGCATCATGCACAGCCTAAAAGTGGACTTAGAGAAGAAGCTGGCTAAAGACAGACAGGATTTCCAG GAAGAGTATGGCAAGAATCCCACCCTCCGGCTACTGAGGGACATCCAGGAAGCCCAAAAAACCATGCACAGAGTTACACAG GATGGCCTTCCTTTTGGAGACGGTGAGGGTGGTCGTGTTGCGGATGTGGACGAGGTCAGTACAGATAGTGTATGGGGTCCTGTAGGTGTATCACAGGCCCTGCCTCGCCGCCACTCAGCTTCGCCTAAGACTGTTGGCCAGAAAGACTGGAAGAGTCCAAAGAGCTCACAGCGAAACAGCTTCAATTCATGCTCTTCACCTGAAATTGCAGACACCTCTGACCTG GACTCGCACCTCCATCCCGGTGTGAAAAGTGCTCCATCTCGTCTTGCCTCGCAGATCATTGGAGCTGAGGATGACTACTTTGACTCAGAACATGAGCAAGAGCAG gtgaATGTGCAATGTAACTGCTTCCAGAGTTTGGAGCTGCTTAAGAGTCGACCTGCTCACCTTGCGGCTTTCCTGCACCATGTGGTGTCACAGTTTGACCCTGCTTCTGTG CTTTGCTACCTTTACACTGAGCTCTACAAGCAGACCAACTCGAAAGAAACCAGGCGCATCTTTATGGACATCTACACCTTCTTCATTGATAAGGGGGCT aacTTAAAAGTAACTGTGCCTGAATCTATCTCTTCTGAACTCG AACGAAGGAGGCCAGAGCTGATTCCTGAGGAGCTGCACAGGCAATATGTTCACACGATGCAGGACACTCTTCTCCCTGAAGTGAACAAACTTCTAGAGGACTTTAG ACAGAAGCACAGTATGGGACTGACCTTAGCTGAAGTAGAGCTAGCTCATCTGGACACAGAGCAGGTAAAAGACGCCACTgctctggagagagagagatcctgtgCTGAGAACATCCTCACCAAAATAGACGACATTCT GTTGTCCACGCTAGCCGCAGAAGAGGAAAAGTG TACCACTATACAGTACGTGATCTACTTCTACATGAAGCACCTGGGTGTGAGAGTCAAAGAGCAGCGTAACCTAGAGTCCAAACGTGTCCGCATTAATTTCCTGCCAAAGATCAAG TCTGGATATTTGCAGAAGAGCAGTAAGctggagaaagaaggagaagaaaagatgaaaaaacCTCGTTTCAATATCCTGGGGCCTCAGCGTCGGCCAAGCCGCATCGAGACAACACCCG CAGTAGGTCGCAACGTGGATGGAAGCAAGCCAAGGCCTCAGAAGCAGCTCTCACAGCCAGCGATGGGAAAGTGTGAGGTGGTAGACGGTGGGCGTTTACGGGGAAGCCTGTCGAGCGAGGGCTCTGACCTCATACATAGCCCGACGGTCATCAGCAACATTTCTCCTTACAGCCCTATTTCAGAGCCAGCCTTCAGAGACACAGACTGCA gCATGAACCCATCTTCCACGCTCCAGCGGCTGAGTGACGGTATGCAGGTTGGAGAAGGGCCGGATATGACATACCCACCATGCGATTACAGTCCCTACAATGTGGAGCATCTTGATGAggacagagaaggagacag ACTCATGATCAAAGGATTCTGTTATGATGTGCGATTTTGGTCAGCAAGTCAGGATGAAAATCATACAGG aTTTGTGGATGTGGGCACGCCGAAGTTGAGCAGAAG GCTAGAGGAGACTCTGAGCGAGGACGACGGTGTTTACTCCGACATGGATCTTCCAAACTGGCAGCAGCTTGTGAAGATGGAGGTTCTAGCTGAACTAACACCCCAGGAGATCAAGAGACAGGAAGTTATTAATG AGCTGTTCTACACAGAGCGTGCCCATGTGCGCATGCTGAAAGTCCTGGACAATGTCTTCTACCAGAAGTTGACCCGTGACAACATACTACCACCCGCTGACATCAAGAACATCTTCAGCAACCTGGAGGAGATCATCCAGCTCCATG TGATGATTTCGGAGCAGATGGCAGCCATACGCAAGAGGAACGAAACATCAGTGGTCGACCAAATCGGAGATGATTTGCTGTCTTGG TTCAGCAGAGAAGAGGAGGAAAGGATGAAGAATGCAGTCGGCACCTTCTGCAGCAACCAGCCCTTCGCTCTGGAGCTCATCAAAAGCCGACAAAAGAAGGACCAGCGCTTCCAGAACTTCATGCAT GAGGCAGAGAGTAATCGGATGTGCCGGAGGCTACAGCTGAAGGATATCATTCCGGCCGAGATGCAAAGACTCACCAAATACCCACTGCTGCTGGAGAACATTGCCAAGTACACAG GTGATCCAGAGGAGAAAGACAAGGTGAGGAAAGCAGCTGATTGTTGCCGAAAGATCCTGAACCACGTTAACCAAGCAGTGAAGGAGTCAGAAAATAAACAG CATCTGGAGGACTACCAGAGACGGCTGGACCTGTCGTCTCTGAAGCAGAGTGAGAATCCGCTCGTTTCAGACTTTAAG AATCTAGATCTTACCAAGAGGAAGTTAATCCACGAAGGTCCCCTGACCTGGAAactaaataaagacaaaactgTTG agttatacacactgctCCTTGAGGACATCCTGGTGCTGTTGCAGAAACAAGACGAGAGACTCGTTCTGAAATGCCACAGTAAGAACCGAGCAGGCTCAGCCGACACGCAGCACATCTTCAGCCCTGTCATCATGCTCAACACTGTACTGGTGCGCTCAGTGGCCACAG ACAACAGGTCCTTCTTTGTGCTCTCCATGTCGGATAACGGAGCTCAGATCTATGAACTGATGGCCCAGACAGTGTCTGAACAGAGAAT ATGGCAGAGGCATATCATTCAGCGAGCAGAGGCAATGAAGTCCAGGCCACACGGCGTCATTCCTCTGCCTCAGTCTTC AGTGGAGAGAAATGGAGTTGGAGTTGGTAAACTTGCCAAAGCTCCAGAACGTGAGTGTGTAAGCAATGCTCAGGCCTCAG GTAAAGCCTGCGATGCAGTATCTGATCATACCTCCAGGAATGAGGAACAGGAGCAAACACAAGCACATGGCCAAGATGAAAGCTGTTATCCCGAAGCAGAGCTGCTGGATGGCTGTGACACAGATGCTCCATCCTCTTCCTCCAGAGCCGATGAAGCTCTGAAAACCT tggcaGCTTTAAAGCAGGTACTGGTAACTCAGCTGATGGCCCAGAACGACGACGAGCGAATGGGCCGGCGTCTCCTCAGGACAACATCTTTGCGCACATCGTGTAGGACTCAGGACGCTTCCTCAGGAGACACGGGTTTTTATGACGGCACTGAGGACTATG caGGTTACCTGGTGCTGGAGGGCTCTGGTGGCTCTGAGAGCAGCACTGATGATGGTGTCCAGTACAGGAGGAAAGAGTTGGGTCTTTCCCGTGGCTGCGCTGCTGACTCGGGTATCAGCCTCAGGTTTTCATCGTCCTCAGCAGAGAGCTTATGTGGCATCAGCAGGCAGGTTCTCACATACCTTCGCGCTCTGCAGACCAACCTCAATCACCTCAAG GAGGTAGAGAGCAGATATTATCTGTTAAAGCAAAAACAAGAATCAGCAGACGCTGGGGGAAACAAAG AAGGAAGAATAACTGCAGGACCCAGAGGGATTGTAAATACGTGTTTATGA